In Epinephelus lanceolatus isolate andai-2023 chromosome 7, ASM4190304v1, whole genome shotgun sequence, the genomic stretch CACTGGCTCAGGCTCTGGCTCCACTATGACAGCCAATTCCTCTACTACTGGTTCCTCCACCACTTCTGTCTCCATAGGCACCTGTGGTTCAGCATTTGCCACCACTTCTTGACCCTCTGGAGATTCCTGGGAAGACTCCTGTGGAGGCTCCTGCTCCCCTTCAGCAGCTGCCTGCTGTTCAGCCAGGTTCCGATTCACACTGATTTCGAGGCTGAAGCGAAAATCCCCACTGTTTGGGTTGGTCTGGCTTACGGCCCGCCATGACTGGTTTCCGCGATGACCAGTTCTGGTAGTGTTGCCTGTGCGCCTCACTGTGTTCAGCCAGTCTAAGAGACTATCCCCATTGGCAGGATCCTCAGGGTTTTCTGGTGGTTCTGAAAATCAGAAGAGTTAACAATTGACAGATTATCTGAATTTGATGGTGAAtaaattttcttaaaaaaaatgccaaacttacCAACTGGATCTTCTCCATTTTCAGTACTGGGGGCACTAGTACTGTTATTCTGCTGTTCTGGACCATCCTTGATTTGCTGAAGTCTGCTAAACAGCTCATCCTCCGTTACTTCTCCTGAAAGAGAcattacaacacaaaacaacggtctgttattaaaaaaagaaaaaatattttttggcaatCCACGTATTCCTTGAAGGTTATTAAGGTTTCTTACAATTCCTCTTCTCTAGCCTGACCACCAATGTAACCTGAGAGAGAGTCATTTGCAGGTGGCTGAGCGGAAAAGATTAACTCCCTATAATAAGAGCAAACATTTTCTGATTTAATGGACAGATAGAGGGGTATTCAGCAGAGGGACAAACTGTCACAGCAACAAATCTGGAAGTGAACCAGtatagggaaaaaaaagattgcaTTACGCTGAAATGTTGTACATGAAAAGGACTGGTGGTAAATTTTGAACTGTATTGGGCACTTGAGCCATTTCTTTTAAGCAGCAACGGGACAATAATGAAAACTGCTGGTGTAAAGCACCTGACAAAGTGTAAATAAGTCATGATGGATAACTTTCATTCTTTAGTGTGAATGCAACAGcatacagcacagcacagcacagcaagCCCATAGGTTAGTGTTTTATCTGTATGGGAGGAAATTACAGAAGaacacacattaacaatgcagGAAAAACTCTAGAGATTGCTTGCTGTAAAGAGGAGGCATTCTAATGCCTGGGAAGTaaatgtttacatgacaacagctttcatcacatccagcacatccaaatCGATCGATAACTAATCACTTTGGCACAGATAATGGTAAGGCCTTGGAATATGTGTCAACTGTCTGTGACCAAGTAGTGAACATGTCCATATCTGGTAAACTCTGTTAACAGTCCGTTTCCAGAAGAACGATGTGCAAAACTTACTGCGTCATCAGAACACACGTAGTGGGGTGTCACATTCCAAGTATGAGAAGGGCAAAGCAGTCCGCACTGGAGTTTTCAGGCAGCAGACACTttcctctgtcctcactgtgCCACTGGGTCGTTAATAAGGCAGGAGCGCTCCCGTGATTGGTAGCCTACGTGGCTGCGCATGCCCAGCCTCTGCATCAAGCTAGACCTGATGTGAGCCTTtttaacaaataataataatgtcttGGTTTGAGTTTGTCTAAATCTATATTAGcacttttttaatctttttgtaAGCCAACAGTTTGAAACTTTGAAAGGGAGGAATGAAATTCAATACAGCTCAGACAAAGCATAGAATAGGAGAGATGAAATGACAGTGGGGCTTTAGTTATTAGCTGAAAAGaaacaaaggcaaaaacaaaacaaaaaaaaaacaggtaaaactaaactgaaaatgaatgaatcctATATTACACATGTGCTTAATGAGATCCGTCAGGCTTCTGTGTGATGTGGCCTGGTATCAATTAAATCCACTCTGAATACCTGGAATGTACCGAGcactgatacccagccctatctTTGAGTTGCTCAATATGATACAAACGTCACCATTTCCACAGTCAGAGATTACAGTCACAAGAGTGAAGACTACTGTAATTAAATGTTAATTACCTGGAGTGCCCAAAAGATTGTTGTCTCTCATGAGACGATAGTCCTCATCACTCAGATTGTTGACAAACTGGTAAAAGGCCTCCTCCCTGTCCAGGCGGTCCAGCTGCCTTCTGCGCTGTGACTCTGGCTGGTCACTGCCACTCTGCTCAGAACTGTCAGACCCCTCCATCGATTCAGAAGGCAGGGAGGTTGAGGGATGCTGTCCGATCTTCAGCAAGATCCAGCTGCTGcagtaacaacaacaaaacagataaATGTATTACTTATTGATTCAACCTCTAATAAGAATACTCAGGATTTAGGAAAGCATTAGGCAACAGAGAGTCAACACCGAAGGTTCGTGACTTGTCTCATTTCACACCTTTGAGTATTTCCACGCTGTCAGCTCTAATGAATGCAATATCAAGAGTATCAACCGGAGAACTTGTCAGCAAGGGAAAAGTCGGGTCAAAACACAGCATCACAATGCGACATGCTCAATAATTGGGAACGACGACCCAGCAACtgttggctaatgttagcatgattTACATCCACCGGTTACAAAGCAAACTGGCATGCAAACTTactataaacacaacactggctAACTAAATCATTGAGATTATCGTAACGTAGTTTTCCTGAACAAACTAGAAACTGTGGATGTATCACAGCTATAATTCGTGAGAATAACATGAAGGTCTGAGTTTTTCGTAGTCCTGTGGGAAAGCAGTATGTTGGTCAAAGtcgagataaaaacaaaatggcatcaTCTAGCTTAGCCTACGCTAGCTAGCTACCTAGCATCGTACACGGTTACAAatactgccaacttcaaccacaATTAACTGAGCGTTAGCTATGACGGAGAAGCGACTGTGTTTGTTGTAATATGTGGAGCAAACAATGAAGGACTGGCGATAGAGTGACTGCGGTATCATGTGTAACGTTATCGTCGGATCAAAACAAGCTTCTTAGACGACCAAACAACCCTGGTTGTGTTGAGCTctcactatgctaatgctagttagcTTCCATgtctaacattagctaacgctAACCTAGCCAGTAACTTCGTGCTAGGTGTCCTCAGGTACACTATCTTGACGTGGATACTAATTTGGGACAAATAGTTGGTTTCATGAAACGTGACATGGACTCCATTTTAGTCGTTATGTCTTCATACCACAGAAACATGAGAGTTTAATTAAAGAAAGACACCGACGCTACTGTTAGCATCACCGCAAGCTAACCGAGCAAGCGACGTCAACCAGTGACGTTCACAACCAGAGCAAACAAGCTAAAATTAGCTAGTTAATGAAAGTAAATGTTATCAGAAGGAATATACAGTCTGTCATCAAATCGCGGTTACATTACCTGTTCGGTGATGTTAGTAGCAATGTAATCGTACTTTCAAATTGTTCTTCTAACAGTCTCTCAAAAACGCTTGACTGATGAGCTAAGTGCGATTTCAGGattccattttctttcttttaggaAGGCTACAATGATCTTCCGGAAACTGGAACCGCAAGAATATTTTCCCCTGAGTTTAACCTTCCAGGTACGCACAGGCACTGCGATAACACAGGCTAAATGGTTTGAGTTTGCGTCCGCCAATAGCAGCGAGTGAGGCGGGGTTACTATGATACATCCATGGGCGAGCTGTGCGCAGCCTGATAAGTGGGGCTGCCTGAAAGACTGAGCTCTGGGCAACACAACATGTCGTGTCTCTCAGCGGAGCATCAGAAAAAAGGATGTTTGTGTTGGACAGAGTAGCAGTGTTCAGCTGTAGCGTCACGGTGCGGTTGTAATTGCAAATACTCTTACCTTCTGCAGAATTCAGACTAGGAGACAAAGATCTGCAGGCACACCAGTGCGCTTAAATGTCCAATACAACATTATTCAAGGCTTTTAAGAAAACCATCTGTCCTACATGCACAATCATGTGCGACTTATGTTGCATTCAATGGCTTTTTACCACATCTTAAATTGATGATAGTTACTAAAATATTATGCCATTATGTAGTGATAATTAATTCCATTGTGACCATTTGTAGTAAAGCgttatttgaaatgaaacaaatacaGTCGTCTACAATTGGTTGGTGTTATGGACAAAATGCATGCAACAGTAGTGTAATTAAAATCCCATGTAACTGCTGTGCGTCATTAATGCCTCATTTAGTTGTATAGTCTCCAGTGTTGTACAAGTAGCACACAATCGGCTTAGGCCAGACTGTGTGTTAAACAGTATGTGCTGCCCAAAAAATGGTTGTATGTAGTCcacatatttgtgtgtcatataaactcactcactcacatctTAATTCAGTGCCACTTCTTTTTCAGCCAGCAGTGATTAATAGGCTATTTCTGCTCTGTCCCTCATGTACTGTCTACAGCTACCACTGCTACATTGTCAGAGGATGAGCAAATTATATTATagcacaaaaagacaaaagaaaaaaagactgaaacacATGTAATCATGAGCACCCAAATTTTTAACATAAATCTGGGTGATAATtggaaaaatgcaaatgtcaTGTCTCCCAATCTAGGTGTTGTAAAGTCAAGAAAACAGTAGCATCAATTAACTttacttcattaaaaataaaCGTTTTTGCTCAAATATTTTGCCATTGAGGTTTAATTTCTTCCCTGGtttcaatacaaaataaatagccAGAAAACTTACTGTGTTACAAAATTGATGTCACACCTTCTGCCTAAATTTTTTGTCAGTAATCTGTATCAGTAATAACTACTAGTTAATGACATATGATACGCAAGACATTCAATATTTTTACCTGTTAAACTGCatttcaatatatatatataaatattaccCCATGGTGTCGAAGTGGATTTTTGCACCagttttttaatgcatttataaagtgaatgttttgtgttgtaaatgACATACAGCCACTACAGCGACACTCTAAATGTACTTACAATGTGTTCAATACATAAAGAAGGTCCAATAGTGAAGTCGAAGTCAAGGGGAATGGTACGCATTTCTCTTTATCCTTGAAATTACCATTTTAAAAGGTAAAAgaaatatagattttttttttttttacaggaagAAACACCTCAGGCAATAGAAGGGTTGAGACCTATGTGTCAGTGGAACTGGGATGCATACAGCAGCATGCTGCGACACCCTGTGATGACCCTTCGACAATAGGTGGCATCTAGTTACAGGCCTTTATTAAAAGCATTGTGCAAAAAGCCAGCAAGCACAATTGCAGTTATTTCCGACAcatgttggggaaaaaaagcgtTTTTCCTCATTTATATTGGACACAGTAAAGCTATAGAAGGCTGTTGGGCAGTTGTTGAAAGCCTCTGCAATGCTATGTTTTACAACACATGcacgaaaacacacacacacacacacacacacacacacacaaatctaataataacattaaattgCCAGCCaaaccagaaaaaaagtgtGAGTAATTGTGCTGTTTGTAGGTTCTTGTGATTTGACTCAATAAGTGCACGCCTACATGAGAAACAGACATGCTGATTCTTTTCAAAATGTTACTCCGTAGTCTTCTGggtaatgataaaaacaacaaacacacaaacaatccTAATGAGAGAGTCTATGGCTGTCCATGCAATGTGAGCAcgcactgacaaaacaactagGGTCTCATTTAATAACCACAGGTGTACCTGATCCACTGCATTAGACATTCCATCTTATAATTTGCCTGCTCCCTTATCTGCTATGGGTGactaaagaacaaaaacaatgcTAATACCACCTGACAATTTTGGAGGCATACATCACAGGATCTGTTTATGGTCTGAGACAGTATCTCCAGCTCCAATTAAGCATGCCAGAATGAGTTGCAGTGTGGACCACAGCAGCCCAGCTCAGAGTTATGGATGAGCAGTCACTCTAGCAATGCCTGACCCTGAGTGCTAATTAGATatgacattaaaataacatGAGCCAAAGCCAGGCTTGTGCAGAAATTAAAATGCCTTACATCTAAGAATGTTCCAATGTAATAAATAAGGACAGACTAATCTGAATTATTGAGGTTGCATTtgtatttacatattttgtggAAAAAGCAAACACTGAGTATAACAGATTCTTCCCTATTACTATTATTGTAGAAGTACTACAAGGATGAGATGTATAACATATACTTCACTCCTGACATGTCGGTAAGTTGTTCCAAAATGCATCACCTCTGTAATTATTGTTTTGAATGGACCGAGTTTGTTTGCGGAGCAGTAAATAGTGTAGATATTCTATGTTTACTGTTTATACTGTCGTTAATGACTACAGCAACGGGTGGGCGGTAAAAAACACAACCCAACTCTCTTCAGAAAGCAGCATTCAAAAtcttattttaatttgtatatTTACTCCATAAACATTATTACAAAACTCAGCAAGTTACCAATATTACATTATCACCATACAGGCTTGATCACAAATATTTAAAACCTTTGCAACagttacaacaaaacaaaaaaaacaaaataatactcAAATAATTTACATGAAAATCTATAAAACAGCAAATTGttcacaaattatatttttttttccaggttttcatgtttttttttctttgcttatTTGTGTTTTGCACAGTAACACAACACTCTCACAACAAGATCATGGTCTTATTACAAAACTCccaacaaaatgtaaatatttctaGTTTTCTGTTGATACTTTcatattttggtttttaaaaccagaaactTGTCATTGTATATCCTTTCCACTGCCCATAGAGGCGCATAAAAggttactcacacacacaaatacttcACAGCACTTTCTAAGAAAAATATACACTTACAAAATATGTTACAAATTGGCACACAAAAAATATACAAGATTTTGTAGTGTCAAGAGTTCATTAAGATTCCTTCTGGTAACAACTCTAGACAGTATATATAAAGCTCGGTAATCTTTTAATGAAAAGAGCAAAAGTAATTCCAATCAATGTCAAAGAATCATGAAGTGAATACATCAAACATAACATTATAATATACATTCATAAAGAGGGTTAGGTACCTAATctattttgcatttcttttttgttaactctgggaaaacaaaaacaaaagaaagaaaaggaaaaaaggaaaatgaaaaaaaaaagaaagagagaaaacaattgTCAGCTTTCTTAGCACCATTAACATGAGGCAGCTCAACAGtggcacattttaaaaacaaaaagaacaagTAAAGAAAAGAAACTATGAACTGAGAGAAGTACATTCAATTTGACAATAGGCAGAAATGAGAGAAGGCAGACTAAATGGGCTTGCAGCCCATGTGGAGCTTCCCATCAGCAGCTTGTCTTGGTCCTAACCCTGATACACtggagaaaagaaacaaaggatcatggcagagaggagagaaaaaagagacagagaaagattgATTATGATTCTTGCCATATGCAAGCAATCAATTACTATCACCTGTGCGTCAGAATTACCATATCCAGTGTGACAAGGCCTGTTTTTGAATCAAGCTTCAATTTGTCCGCACATCTCCATGCAGTCTCATGTAATTACTGCTCGTTTAAAAATGATATTCAACAttcaaaagaaagagaaaatataggcctattgtttcagtatatatttataaaagatACTCGTGTAACCAGTTGAAGTATATATTTAGCCTAGTATATAAAATCAAAAGATTTTCATAACTGATTAAACATGATTGTATGGTTCATTTTAAGGTGGATTTACTTCAGTGCAGTGAGGCAGTGAATGAGCCCAAAGTAATTAATATAAATGGCCCAGGAATACACTGGATCAGATAGTGccaatacattttcttttccgTTTTGTGCCTTTATTTGGCCTTGATTTTTCTGGTGACATTATTTTCTGCCAAAATATTGACCCATCCAAACTGAAATGACAGGTAATGATGACATTTCAAAGAAAATACCTTCGAGAGAAAGAAGTTAAATGAAGACATTATGTGATTAATGAACCAAAACGCACCAGTGGTGCAACTTATAAAGTATGGCAGTGTTAAGAAATAAATTACATGAGAATGTCAAGAAAAATTACTGTTTAAATTACCATTTCAGGTAAGATAGAAGTAAGATTCCCACGTGGAGCTAATGCAAAGACATGCTTTCCTTCATTTACAAGATTACTGATTCCATTTGTACTGAAAACTGCTTTCACATTCACATTAAATCTAACTGCAAAAATGTTATGTCCATTCACGACTGATGCGTGCATCAGAATCTCTATGAGTAATAAACTGCCTTGAATTTCCAGTACAAAACAGCTATTCAGTGAGGCACAGCCCCAACCGACAAATCATTTCCTTGCTTACCCTCAAACATCTGCACTACACTCTCCTTGGTCCAGAGAAAGCTCATTTGaacatctcttttttttcctccgtcGTCGTCTTCCTCTACAGTAGCCTTCAGAGCAGATCTCCCCTTTGCCTCTCTTTTGTTGCTTCTCAGTGCCAGGCGATGTTGAGGTAAATTGAATTTGGCAAACAAAGTGGGGGAAACGAGGAGAATTCAGAGTCTTTCTGATTTGGTTTAGTGAGTGGTGGTGTACCACTGCCAGCTGTTGGTGCCTTTCAtcagagaagagagaaaagtcCCAAATAAAGAATTCCTGTAGTGGCAAGTCTCTGTAAGGAGTCTCCAACCCGAGCAGCCAATACTCCAATGGATAGAAAAGAGGAACAGCCAATATTCACACATATATAAGAGGTCATTTACACAGCATTGTTACTTTTGGcacattgattttaagattataatcatctttttttgcaaatattgcATGTCCCTGTACAACAACATTGACAAAAATACTCTGAGGGTGGAGCTTTTATGAATTTGCAAGGcgtaaaaatgtaaatttagaTAACCAGTTCCTCTTAACTCCAGAGGATAAAGAAATGCTTGATAAAAGGAAATGGGGAGTCATTCCAACTTTgaaggggggagaaaaaaaaagacaacgtCTGATATGTCATCAATACAAAATGGTCCCATCTTGTGTTTGCAAGATGTCTTGGGCTTAAATAGGGCTCATTAATTGTAGGTTTCCTTCTTGAAATGAGCCAGGCAGTGTATGAAGGACAGCAACAACAGGACATCCATATTCTGCATACAAAaacagatgaggaggaggggtgCGTAGATGTCACTCAATGCATTTGTGTATATAGCTACATCTTTAGGGGTAAAGGggtaataaatacataattcaGGGGGAGCTAGTTCTGCtgagaaaatacaaaaacaaagttcCTCAAAAAGGCGACAGAACTGTTTTCAAGgcttattcttttttttctttttttcagacaaaaataaaacaaaaacgaCTATAAGAAGAACAAACAAAGcagaaacaacaaaagcaagaaAAATGCAGCCATGGTCGTTTCAAATCTCAATCAAGCTTGACACAATCACTCAATAGGTAGTTTGCAAAGTACAAGAAGTTTTTCATGCAGATATTAATTTCCTCTTCGGGTGGGGGGTTAAAAGGAAGTGGGAGTAGTCAGGGGGAACGTAGTACTCATGCAGCTCTGGCATAGCGTCAGTGTAGGTATGCTTGGGAGGGAGGGCTGAGCAGGTAGTGGGGGGAAAGTGAGAAGGGGGTGCAACAGCAGCTGATAACAAAATATTACCTCAGTTTCTCAAAAGAGGTCATCAGTGCTATGTCCTTATTTGGGTCTCTCTCAGCTCGCTTCCCCTTCAGTGTCTCAATCCGCGGGAACTTTGCACTGGTCTTGTGGCGGTACAGCTTTTTGTGTGCAGGCCCAGGGTTAATAAAGTTGGGTTTATCAAACATGTTACAGCCCAGAGCTAGTTGAGGGAATAAGGGATGAGAGGGGTTGAATTTGGCCTGGTTCTTTCCTCCCTTTCCCCCTGCCTTTCTGCCTCTCCCCGCCCCTGTTAGCGTGGCTCCTTTTTTCTTCAGGTCGGCCTCTGTGCCTGCCAAGATTTTGAGGGTCTTTAGGTTGAGGCTATTGGCCTCAGAGGGCATGCAGGCCTCAGACATGGGATTCCACAGTGGCTCAATGGAGGCCATCATGAACCTTTGGACCTCTGCCATGCCAGAGACAATGTTGGACAGAATATTGGAGGGCTCCTCGAATTCTCGCTGGTCGTCCCCAACCAGGCTGTTGCTTTCTGACCAGCCGGTGCCAGACCAGTCCCCGGTGCTGCTACTGTCAGTCAGGCCTGTGCCACAACCACCTGCCTGGTTCTTTGCTGCCTTACCCTCCAACATGGCCTTTATCTTTTTGGTGGAACGTGAGTTCTGTTTCGGGGTCTTGACCTTTTCTGACTTGGGAGCTCTGGGAGCCCGCACTTTCTTTGGACTCTGTCCTGCAGCTGCCTGTTTGCAATTGCCTTTCCTCTTTGACTTTATGCTTTTAGCTCCTGCCAACATCTCACCAGTCTGTTTGTCAAATTCGGTAACTCCCAGCTCCTTTTTATCTAAATGTAGCACATCCTGACTGTTGAAGTTGTGCAGCGGAAACTGGCTGTCTTCCACTGTGTATGCATTTGCTGTATGCTCTTGTTGCTGCATAACGTCACAGTTCCACTTTACCTCCCTGTTGCAGTCCATAGTCATATCATTCACATCCTGGTACTCTCCAACATTCCCCGCCATCTTCACCTCGCGCCCCACAACCTGGGGGGACAGGTTGGGGGTCTCAGGAGGGGAGAGCTCTGACAGTGATGAGTGTCTAAACTTGTCAGGGGTGAAGTTGGAGATGTCCAGCAGGTCTGAGGACTCCCTGAGTGGGGTAAGGGCGTCCACACTCTGCTGAATCACCACTTTAGGACTGCAATGAGCTAGGAAGCTGTCTCGgccctcctcctcaccctctcGCTCACAAGACTTGAGGCTGAGGGAGCTGTAATTGCTGGAGGAGGCTGACAGAGAGCCCACTGAGTCATAGCTGATGAGCCTGCCATTGTCTGTGCACAGGGACCCTCTCTGGTATTGCACCTGGCCCTCCAcacaggcagactgacacacTTGCAGATCTGCCCCAGGCTGCAGCCCAGCCTCAGTCAGGTAGCTCTTCTCATAAAGTAGCCTGTCAGCCTCAGGGCTCAGCTGGCTGTAGTTAGACACTGGCAGGCTGTCATTCAGGGGCACAGCAGCTGGGAAGTTGTTGGGTAAGATGGGAGTCTCAGGGGTCTCAGGCCCGAAGCTCTGGCTGTGACTTGGGCAGAGCTGTGGGTGCCACATCTGGGGGAAGCTGGGGCAGTTCTGGGGAGACTGCTGGAGCTCTGACTCAGAGGGGGGAGAAAGGACGCAGCTCTGAGCGAGCTGCAGAGAAGAAAACTGTTTCTCCTCTAGGGATAGCCCCAGAGGATACTGCTGCCTAGAGGGCTGCTGGGGGAAATAAGAGATAGCTGCTCCACCGGAGGAGTCCGTGGCATCTAACAGGGTCTGCAGGTAGCCCCCCGGGATAACAGGGACGCCCGCCTCCACCGCCTCTGAGGAGGGAGCTTTGTCAGAAGAGCAGGTGGACGAAACAAAGGGGAATTTCTCCTCAGATGTGTGAGCCGTGGTGGTATTGTCAGAAAAATGGGGTTTGACTGTAGTTGAGCTAACGCCTGCCTCTTCTAACCCAGCAGTAGGGTCCTCAATCTGTGCCGCAGCGACACAGGCATCCGTTTCATTTGTCAcgctcctcccctcctctccctctgcctctttcaTTTTCTTGCTCCTCAGCCTGGCTTCGCTTTTGAATTTCCTTATCCTGACTGTTTTATTTCCTCCCaatctcctcccctccctctcctccctctcctgggAGCGGCTCTTGGCTGTGACTGTGTGCGTGATGGAGTTTGTGTCTAATGTGACTGGGAGGCCTGGGGCTGCTATTATTCCCCCTACCATGGGGGTGGCCTCTTCTTTAGTGACACCTCCCTGGCCCCGATCAGAGAGAAGGGAGCACTGTACTGTTGCTGATTGCTCCACAGCGTGAATCCTCTGAACCTTAAGCCTGTTTGCAATCTTGTATTTCCTTTTGGGATGACTAGAATTAAAAGGGCGATGATGGCGTCCGTTTAGATGAAAACCGCGCTGTTGTTTATCTCTGGCAGCCAGCTTAAGctgttcctgtctctctctttgccTCTCCTGCCAGAAATCCTTCAGAGGAGCCAGTGTCTCATATTTGCTTACTGTGTCGGTGTTTAAGCTCACAGTAGCATCCACAGGGTCCAACTTGCCCAGTTTCACCGACATGAGTCTCTCTCCTTTAAACCTGTTGATGATGATGTACTTGATCACCACTGGCGGCTCTTTACGACAGGATTTCCGCCGTTTTTTAGGACACCAGtctacatcctcctcctctttttgaCCAGAGGgggctttctcttttttctctgcatTCTTTTCACTCTCGAGCGAGTCAACATCATATAAGTAATCATCACTGTATCGAACCTTTCTCTTGGAGCGCAAGCCATAGTTGAGAGGGTTAGAGGGGCTGAGCAATCTCTTT encodes the following:
- the nexmifb gene encoding neurite extension and migration factor — protein: MDVLTDSSLTLIVKTSEPENANVVENTGVCEQSGDLTLCGIVDAALPPSSPAPAAETSQQACPAHQRTTPTSPALSLPLGTDSSLSLTVAPCPPASDAPTVVPHLQHTSAPTPLPNPAVSSWSPTGDAQKTSLLLPVALPLSATMMEPGTVSALTEECLLQPTRTCLGCFIETRDATDPNSIQNPPHDPNTNPDAESGLNVRIGDVSREDFSDINNISIQCLSHAGEAVSHYGEQLLSDQLLSFPLPKAPGEGKRVDGNKTTEDCDDPEDDATAKNLYEGLLLDKVSGEEVLLANAGQDWGYFESFISESKMELLDLCSKNELSVNLFSEEDVDNLFDDEDDDSTLSSDVCSLKIRYESFQDNMREKTNVLQEETQFNFFPSVLANCAKKEEGAGVLRRSAEELQPKTDELILETEQEGKAGDCSGRSPLDGSQGSPMSTPKVSYLMDFNSTEESGEFSDDSSCTGSSSDTLQEGKFKKGHSKRLLSPSNPLNYGLRSKRKVRYSDDYLYDVDSLESEKNAEKKEKAPSGQKEEEDVDWCPKKRRKSCRKEPPVVIKYIIINRFKGERLMSVKLGKLDPVDATVSLNTDTVSKYETLAPLKDFWQERQRERQEQLKLAARDKQQRGFHLNGRHHRPFNSSHPKRKYKIANRLKVQRIHAVEQSATVQCSLLSDRGQGGVTKEEATPMVGGIIAAPGLPVTLDTNSITHTVTAKSRSQEREEREGRRLGGNKTVRIRKFKSEARLRSKKMKEAEGEEGRSVTNETDACVAAAQIEDPTAGLEEAGVSSTTVKPHFSDNTTTAHTSEEKFPFVSSTCSSDKAPSSEAVEAGVPVIPGGYLQTLLDATDSSGGAAISYFPQQPSRQQYPLGLSLEEKQFSSLQLAQSCVLSPPSESELQQSPQNCPSFPQMWHPQLCPSHSQSFGPETPETPILPNNFPAAVPLNDSLPVSNYSQLSPEADRLLYEKSYLTEAGLQPGADLQVCQSACVEGQVQYQRGSLCTDNGRLISYDSVGSLSASSSNYSSLSLKSCEREGEEEGRDSFLAHCSPKVVIQQSVDALTPLRESSDLLDISNFTPDKFRHSSLSELSPPETPNLSPQVVGREVKMAGNVGEYQDVNDMTMDCNREVKWNCDVMQQQEHTANAYTVEDSQFPLHNFNSQDVLHLDKKELGVTEFDKQTGEMLAGAKSIKSKRKGNCKQAAAGQSPKKVRAPRAPKSEKVKTPKQNSRSTKKIKAMLEGKAAKNQAGGCGTGLTDSSSTGDWSGTGWSESNSLVGDDQREFEEPSNILSNIVSGMAEVQRFMMASIEPLWNPMSEACMPSEANSLNLKTLKILAGTEADLKKKGATLTGAGRGRKAGGKGGKNQAKFNPSHPLFPQLALGCNMFDKPNFINPGPAHKKLYRHKTSAKFPRIETLKGKRAERDPNKDIALMTSFEKLR